CTCGGCGTGACGGTGCGCATCGTCGACAAGGCCGATGCCCCCGGCACCACCTCGCGCGCGCTGGCCGTCCACGCGCGCACGCTGGAACTGTACCGCCAGATGGATCTCGACCGCGACGTGGTCGCGGCCGGCATGCGCAACCCGGCGGTCAACCTATGGGTCAAGGGCAGGCGCCGCGCGCGCCTGGACTTCCGCGATGCCGGCCGGCGCCTGACGCCATTCCCGTTCGTGCTGATCTATCCGCAGGACCGCCACGAGGCGCTGCTGGTCGAGCGCCTGCAGCAGGCCGGCGTGACGGTCGAGCGGCGCACCGAGCTGACCGGCTTCGACAGCGACGACGGCAGCGACGGCGGCGGCGGCCGCATCCGCGCGCGCCTGCGCGGCCCGGACGGCGTCGAGCGCACCTGCAGCGCGGCCTGGCTGGCCGGCTGCGACGGCGCCCACTCGACGGTGCGCCATGCGCTCGGCGCCGGCTTCGCGGGCGGCACCTACGAACAGGTGTTCTACGTGGCCGACGTCGAGGCCGCGGGCACGGCGGCCGACGGCGAGATCCACCTGTCGGTGGAGCATGCCGACTTCGTCATCCTGCTCGGCTATAGCGCTACCGGCCAGGGCCGCCTGATCGGCGCCCTGCGCGGCCGCGCGGCTGCCCCCGGCCCCGACGCCACGGCGCCGGACTTCGACGACGTGCGCCGCGCCGGCATCGCCAGCCTGGGACTGGACATCCGCCGCGTGAACTGGTTTTCCAGCTACCGGGTGCACCACCGCGTCACCGACCGCTACCGCAGCGGGCGCGCCTTCTTGCTGGGCGACGCCGCCCACGTGCACAGCCCGGCCGGCGGCCAGGGCATGAACACCGGCATCGGCGACGCCGTCAACCTGGCCTGGAAGCTGGCCGCGGTACTGCGCGGCCATGCCACCGAGGCGCTGCTCGACAGCTACGAGCAGGAACGCATCGCCTTCGCGCGCAAGCTGGTCGAGACCACCGACCGCGCCTTTTCCTTCATGACGGCGCAGGGCATGCTGGCCGAGTTCGTGCGTACCCGCATCGCGCCGCCGCTGGCGAGCGCCGCGTACGGCGTCAAGCCGTTGCGCGAAAAGATGTTCCGCATGCTGTCGCAGACCGCGCTGCACTACCGCGACAGCCCGCTCAGCGAAGGCATGGCGGGCGAGGTCAGGGCCGGCGAGCGCCTGCCCTGGATCGGCCACGACGGGCCCGACAACCATGCGCCGCTGGCGGCGATCGCCTGGCAGGCGCACGTGTACGGCGACCCCGCGCCCGACCTGCAGGCCTGGTGCCGCCAGGCCGGGCTGGCGCTGCACCGCTACGACTGGAGCCAGGCCTGCTACGACGCCGGCCTGGCGCGCGACGCCACCTACCTGGTGCGGCCGGACGGCTACACCGCCCTGTGCGATCCTGCCGGCGCGCCGGCCAGGCTGGAGCGCTGGTTCGGCAGCCGCGCCATGACGCCGCGCGTCGGCTGAGCGGTTGCGCTGTTGCGCGGGCATGCCGTTTCGTCATCGCGGCGTCCGCGCAAGGGTGCGCTTCGTGTAGAGTGAACGGACGATTCCCGCACCGTGCGCGGCGCGGCCACCCACCGGAGACCACGATGAACGAAGCAGCGCGCCGCGCCGTCATCCAGCGCTACCTGGACGCCTACAACGCCTTCGATATCGAGCGCATGCTGGCGCAACTGGCGGACGACGTGCATTTCGAGGACGTTTCCGGCGGCCAGGTGACGGCGACGGCCGACGGCATCGACGCCTTCCGCCGCCTGGCCGAACAGGGCTGCCGGCTGTTCTCCGAGCGCGAGCAGCGCATCACCGCGCTGGCCTTCGACGGCGACACGGCGCGCGTGGAGATCGCCTGGCGCGGGCGTTTCGCGGTGGACGTGCCGGGCGGACCGCGGGCGGGCACGCAGGCCGCGCTGCAGGGGCGGTCCGAATTCACCTTCGACGGGCTGCGCATCGCGCGGCTGGTCGACGCCAGCTGACGGCACGCTCAGCCCAGCGCTTTATCGGCGGCCTGGATGCCCCACCAGGCCGCTTCCTCGAACACCGAAAAGCCGGACAGGTCGGCATGCGCGAACAGCAGCGGACCATCCGCCTCGCGCAGCGCGCGCAGGCCGGCGTTGGCGCGAAAGCCCGGCAGCGGCTCCGCCATCGCATGGCCGCGCAGCGTGATCTCGACCCGTTCGACACAGGGCGCGAAGGCCCAGCCGTAGGCGCTTTCCAGGTCGCGGCTCGCCAGCTCGACCAGCTCGCGTGGGCTGGCCGCCTGCAGCCAGCGGCGCGCGTCCTCCGGCGTGCGGTCGGACAGCGCCACGTAGGCGGTGAACACGGTCTTGTCCGGCGGCGTGACGCGGATGTCCTGGTGGGTCGAGACCACGTAGCCCAGGCCCGGCTCGCCGTAGACCACGTTGTCCCACGACAGCGGCGCCTGCGGCAGTTCGCGCGGGAAGTCCCGCATCAGGAAATTCGCCACCAGCCACGGCGCGTAGGCCGGCGTATGGCGGCGCGCGTCGAAGCCGAGCTGCGCGATGTCGTCCACCACGCGCGCCGCCACGTACAGCGGCATCGCGCAGATGGCCTTGCGCGCCTTGACGAGATACGTGCGCGCAAGCGGGCGGCCGGGCGCGCCCTCGAGCGTGAAGCACAGCGCCTCGACGCCGGCGCCGGTGCGCTTGACCGAGACCACGGTGCCGGCGCGGCGTTCGATGCCGGAGCGCGCCGCCAACTGGCGCGCCAGTGGCGCCAGCCCGCCCGGCCAGGTCAGCCAGGCGCCGTCGGCGCTGTTGGCCGCCTTGCCCCAGCGGCTGCAATAGTAATGCAGGCCGGCCCAGGCCGAGACGCGGTCGTAGCGGGTGCCGTAGTCGTCGCGGCAGCAATAGTTCAGGTACCAGTGCAGGGACGGCGCGCGGTAGCCCTGGCGATCCAGCCACTGCTTCAGCGTGATGCGGTCCAGCGCCTGCCAGCGCGCGTCGTCGGAGGACAGCACGGTCGGGAACACGAAGGCGCGCCGGCCGTCCTCGCCGCGCGCGCTGCGCAGGCGCTCCACCTCGGCAAAGAAGCGCCGGTGTTCCCGCAACTCCCAGTCGGGCACGCCGGCGGTGGGCAGGAAGCCGTCTTGCCAGGCGCCGCGGTACAGCAGGCGTTCTTCCGGGCCGTGCAAAATGAAACGCTCGTCGTAGACCGGGCGCTCGCCATACGGGTCGCCCTGGATGATGCCGAGGTCGTGCAGCATCGCGCGCACGTGGCGCGATTCGGGCGAGGGCAGCGGCAGGTAGTGGGCGCCGGTGGGGTACTCGAGCATCGTGTCGCCGCTGCCGAAATGGCCGCCGGCGGCGTTGCCGTCCGGCTGCGGGCCGTCGACCATCAGCATGCCGCGCAGGCCGGCGCGGCCCAATGCCCAGGCCGCGCTCAGGCCGGCCACGCCGGAACCGAGGATGGCGACGTCGGTGGTGACGGTTTCCGCCGGCGGCGGCAGCACGGCGCCGGTGTTCGCCAGGTCGCGCAGGAAGTGGCCCTCGGCGCGGCCCGGGTACAGCACGCTCGGCGTGATCTCTTGCCAGGCGGCGAAGGCGGCGGCCCCGCCCAGGCCGGCCAGGCCGGCGCCGGCGGCGCTCTTGACGAAGCTGCGGCGGTCCATCAGCGGATCACCTGGCGCCAGTCGTGCTCGAACTCGCGCACCAGCGACTGCGTGTTCAGGCGATTCGGCGCCATCGGCAGGCGCGCCATGTCGGGCGGGAAGGCGAACATCTCGCGCGTGGTGTCTGCATTCAGGTAGCGCATCGGCAGCGCGTAGCGCTCGGGCGGCGCGTAGCCGGGGCGGTTGGCCGCCAGAATAAAACCCCATTCGCCGAACGAGGGCACGTAGGCGTGGTACGGGTAGGTGGCGAAGCCGACCTCGCGCAGCGTGGCGTCGATGGTCCAGTAGGCGCGCGGCGCGAAGAACGGCGAGGTCGACTGCACCACGACCAGGCCGTTTTCGCTGACCCGTTTCTTCAGCAGGCCGTAGAACGGCACCGAGTACAGCTTGCCGAGGGCGAAGCTGGACGGGTCGGGGAAGTCGACGATGGCGGCGTCGAACATGCCGTCCGCATGCTGCAGCCATTGCGCGGCGTCGGCATTGATCACGGTGACGCGCGGATCGGACAGCGAGCCGCGGTTGAGCGCCTTGAGTTCCGCGCGTTGCGTAAAGGCGCGGGTCATGGCCGGATCGAGGTCGACCAGCGTCACGTGGCGGATGTTCGGGTAGCGCAGGATCTCGCGCAGCGCCAGGCCGTCGCCGCCGCCCAGCACCAGCACGCTGCGCGCCCACGGCAGCGCGCCCAGCACCGGATGCACCAGCGCCTCGTGGTAGCGGTACTCGTCGCGCGAGGAAAATTGCAGGTTGCCGTTGATGTACAGGCGCAGGTCGTCCTTCCAGCGCGTGACCACCAGGCGCTGGTACGGGGTGCTGGTGGCGTACACGACCTCGTCGCCGAACAGGCCGTGTTCTCCCCAGTCGACCATGCGCTCGGACAGGCCGAAGCCGAGCGCCAGCAGGAACAGCACGGCGCAGGCGCGCAGCACCCGGCCGGCCAGGTCGGCCAGCTCGGCGCGGAAGGCGTACAGGGTCCAGCAGGCCACGCCGACGTTCAGCATGCCGAACAGGAAGCCGGTGCGCACCAGCCCCAGGTGCGGCGCCAGCACCAGCGGGAACAGCAGGGACACCGCCAGCGCGCCGAGGTAGTCGAAGGTCAGCACCCGGCTCACCAGTTCGGTGAACGCGGTCTGGCGCGCGTTCAGGGCGCGCATCACCAGCGGCACCTCCATGCCGACCAGCAGGCCGACCAGGAACACCAGCACGTACAGCAGCGTGCGGAACGGCGCCGTCATCCAGGAAAAGCTCATGAACAGCAGCGCCGCCGAGACGCCGCCGATCAGGCCGACCGCCAGCTCGATGTCGATGAAGCGCGCCAGCACGTCCTCGTCGGCCACGTATTTCGAGACGTGGGCGCCGACGCCCATGGCGAACAGGTAGCAGCCGATGATGGTCGAAAATTGCAGGATCGAGTCGCCCAGCAGGTAGCTCGACAAGGCGCCGGCGACCAGCTCGTAGGCCAGGCCGCAGGATGCCACGACGAATACCGACAGGATCAATATTCTTTTGGTCATCGGACAACTTTTACCTTAAGATGCGACATACCGTGTTTACCGTTTCCTTGGAGAATTGCGTGCCCGCCATCCTAAACTATCTGCTGCACCTGGTGACGGCCGGCGCGCTGGTTCTGGCGTTTTTTGTCGTGTACACGCGCGTGACGCCGTACGACGAGGTACAGCTGATCCGCCAGGGCAACCACGCCGCCGCGCTGTCGCTGGGCGGCAGCCTGATCGGCTTTTCGGCGACCATCGCCTCGGCCCTGATGCACACGGCGGATTATTATCAATTCGCCGGCTGGGCGCTCGGCGCGCTGATCGTGCAGTTGCTGGTGTGGGTGCTGGCCACGCGCCTGCTGCGCATGTCCAAGGACCAGATCGAGGCCGACAACAGCGCCTTCGGCGGCCTGCTGGGTGCGATCTCGCTGTCGATCGGCATCGTCAACGCCGGCTGCATTTCCTGAGCGCCGCCGCACCATTCCATCATCCGATTCGAGGAGGACGCCATGTCCCTGGGTTCATTCATCAAGAAGCAGTTCATCGACGTCATCCAGTGGAACGAGGACAGCGAGGGCGTGCTGGCCTGGCGCTTCCCGATGCAGGATTTCGAAATCCAGAACGGGGCCATCCTCAACGTGCGCGAATCGCAGGTGGCGGTGTTCGTCAACGAGGGCGCCATCGCCGACGTGTTCGGCCCCGGCACCCACAAGCTCACCACGCGCACGCTGCCGGTGCTGACCAACCTGCGCAACTGGGACAAGCTGTTCGATTCGCCGTTCAAGTCGGACGTGGTGTTCTTCAGCACGCGCGTGCAGACCGGGCGCAAGTGGGGCACGCCGCAGCCGATCACCATCCGCGACCAGGACTTCGACATGATCCGCGTGCGCGCCTTCGGCATGTACTCTTATCGCATCATGGACCCGCGCCGCTTCTATACCGAGATCAGCGGCACCCGCGCCGAGTACACGCGCGACCAGGTCGAGGACCAGTTGCGCGGCATCCTGCTGGCGACCATGGCGACCTCGCTCGGCGTGTCGAAGGTGGCTTTCCTCGACATGGCGGCCAACCAGGCGCTGATGGCGCAGCAGGTGCGCAAGGACCTGGAGGCGGCGTTCGCGCGCTACGGCATCGGCCTGGACGAATTCAACGTGGCCAGCGTCAGCCTGCCGGAAGAACTGCAGGCGGCGCTGGACGAGCGCATCTCCGCCGGCATGAAGGGTTCGCTGGCGGCCGACAAGATCAGCGGCTTCACCCGCTTCCAGGTGGCCAGCAGCATTCCGCTGGCGGCGCAGAACGAAGGGGGCGCGGCCGGCCTGGGCGCCAGCCTGGGCGCGGGACTGGCGGTCGGCCAGGCGATGGCGCA
The genomic region above belongs to Massilia forsythiae and contains:
- a CDS encoding DUF350 domain-containing protein, translating into MPAILNYLLHLVTAGALVLAFFVVYTRVTPYDEVQLIRQGNHAAALSLGGSLIGFSATIASALMHTADYYQFAGWALGALIVQLLVWVLATRLLRMSKDQIEADNSAFGGLLGAISLSIGIVNAGCIS
- a CDS encoding nuclear transport factor 2 family protein, with product MNEAARRAVIQRYLDAYNAFDIERMLAQLADDVHFEDVSGGQVTATADGIDAFRRLAEQGCRLFSEREQRITALAFDGDTARVEIAWRGRFAVDVPGGPRAGTQAALQGRSEFTFDGLRIARLVDAS
- a CDS encoding polyamine aminopropyltransferase, which translates into the protein MTKRILILSVFVVASCGLAYELVAGALSSYLLGDSILQFSTIIGCYLFAMGVGAHVSKYVADEDVLARFIDIELAVGLIGGVSAALLFMSFSWMTAPFRTLLYVLVFLVGLLVGMEVPLVMRALNARQTAFTELVSRVLTFDYLGALAVSLLFPLVLAPHLGLVRTGFLFGMLNVGVACWTLYAFRAELADLAGRVLRACAVLFLLALGFGLSERMVDWGEHGLFGDEVVYATSTPYQRLVVTRWKDDLRLYINGNLQFSSRDEYRYHEALVHPVLGALPWARSVLVLGGGDGLALREILRYPNIRHVTLVDLDPAMTRAFTQRAELKALNRGSLSDPRVTVINADAAQWLQHADGMFDAAIVDFPDPSSFALGKLYSVPFYGLLKKRVSENGLVVVQSTSPFFAPRAYWTIDATLREVGFATYPYHAYVPSFGEWGFILAANRPGYAPPERYALPMRYLNADTTREMFAFPPDMARLPMAPNRLNTQSLVREFEHDWRQVIR
- a CDS encoding FAD-dependent monooxygenase, whose amino-acid sequence is MNDTEVLIAGAGPTGLVLALWLTRLGVTVRIVDKADAPGTTSRALAVHARTLELYRQMDLDRDVVAAGMRNPAVNLWVKGRRRARLDFRDAGRRLTPFPFVLIYPQDRHEALLVERLQQAGVTVERRTELTGFDSDDGSDGGGGRIRARLRGPDGVERTCSAAWLAGCDGAHSTVRHALGAGFAGGTYEQVFYVADVEAAGTAADGEIHLSVEHADFVILLGYSATGQGRLIGALRGRAAAPGPDATAPDFDDVRRAGIASLGLDIRRVNWFSSYRVHHRVTDRYRSGRAFLLGDAAHVHSPAGGQGMNTGIGDAVNLAWKLAAVLRGHATEALLDSYEQERIAFARKLVETTDRAFSFMTAQGMLAEFVRTRIAPPLASAAYGVKPLREKMFRMLSQTALHYRDSPLSEGMAGEVRAGERLPWIGHDGPDNHAPLAAIAWQAHVYGDPAPDLQAWCRQAGLALHRYDWSQACYDAGLARDATYLVRPDGYTALCDPAGAPARLERWFGSRAMTPRVG
- a CDS encoding NAD(P)-binding protein translates to MDRRSFVKSAAGAGLAGLGGAAAFAAWQEITPSVLYPGRAEGHFLRDLANTGAVLPPPAETVTTDVAILGSGVAGLSAAWALGRAGLRGMLMVDGPQPDGNAAGGHFGSGDTMLEYPTGAHYLPLPSPESRHVRAMLHDLGIIQGDPYGERPVYDERFILHGPEERLLYRGAWQDGFLPTAGVPDWELREHRRFFAEVERLRSARGEDGRRAFVFPTVLSSDDARWQALDRITLKQWLDRQGYRAPSLHWYLNYCCRDDYGTRYDRVSAWAGLHYYCSRWGKAANSADGAWLTWPGGLAPLARQLAARSGIERRAGTVVSVKRTGAGVEALCFTLEGAPGRPLARTYLVKARKAICAMPLYVAARVVDDIAQLGFDARRHTPAYAPWLVANFLMRDFPRELPQAPLSWDNVVYGEPGLGYVVSTHQDIRVTPPDKTVFTAYVALSDRTPEDARRWLQAASPRELVELASRDLESAYGWAFAPCVERVEITLRGHAMAEPLPGFRANAGLRALREADGPLLFAHADLSGFSVFEEAAWWGIQAADKALG
- a CDS encoding SPFH domain-containing protein is translated as MSLGSFIKKQFIDVIQWNEDSEGVLAWRFPMQDFEIQNGAILNVRESQVAVFVNEGAIADVFGPGTHKLTTRTLPVLTNLRNWDKLFDSPFKSDVVFFSTRVQTGRKWGTPQPITIRDQDFDMIRVRAFGMYSYRIMDPRRFYTEISGTRAEYTRDQVEDQLRGILLATMATSLGVSKVAFLDMAANQALMAQQVRKDLEAAFARYGIGLDEFNVASVSLPEELQAALDERISAGMKGSLAADKISGFTRFQVASSIPLAAQNEGGAAGLGASLGAGLAVGQAMAQGMSGAFAPGVGTPGAATVPAAPAAEPVEERLAKLKALLDRGLISAADYDGAKAELLKKLIG